TGATACAATCCAACCGGCGGAAACCGAAGGAAAGTATCCCCATTGATTATCAGGATGAAAATTTGACGAACCATCTGCTCTAAAAGTCGCATTGATTAAATACTTCTCTGAAAAATTATAGTTAAATCTTCCGAAATAAGACATTCTTCTGTTTTCAGATTTTCCACCACCAACGCTCATTAGAGGGGCTCCCGTGCTATTGGTTGTATTATTTAGCCAAGCGTATTTTAATCCGCCTAGAATATTATTTACATTAGATCCATTGATGTAAGTCCCATCATAATTAATTGAAGAGGATCCCACCATCGTTTCAAAATGATGATTTTCTGCAACATCAAATTTGTAAGTTAACAAATTATCCCAGGTTATAGACTTCCCTTTATTCATACTTTGCGAGGTATTATCCTGCTCTCTAAAGGAATAAATAGATAAATTATAAGTTGGACTATAAGAATGTCCTTCACCAGCATAATAATCTAAACCTAAAGTGGTTCTAAAGGTTAAATTTTTAATCGGTTCAATTTCCAAGTACACATTACCTAGAAGCTTCTGGTTATCGCTCTCATTTTGATTATTATACAGCATTTCGGCATAAGGGTTGGCGCTACCAGACAACCATGGCGCACTATCGTTACTGGTGTCGTAATAATCTCCATTGCTGTCATACATCGGCAGCAGAGGACTTACTCTAAAAGTACTTCTTAAAGAGTTGTTATATTGATCACCGACTCCAATACCATTTTTTTTGATGTAAGCAAAACTTAAATTTTCACCAAAGGTTACCACATCATTAAAGAGTTTATGTTCAGAATTAAATCGGAAATTATAACGTTCATAATTCGATAAATCACGACCACCTACAATACCTTCCTGTCCGAAATACGAAAGTGAAGAAGAATACACTGAAGTTTCTGAACCTCCCGACACCCCTATAGAATAATTTTGAGTCGCTGCATTATCTACAAACATCTCGTCTATCCAGTCGGTTCCATCTCCTAAATTAGCGATCTGGTCGTTTGTAAAATAGGGATTCTTCCCTGAGTTTAGGGCTGCTTCATTAACCATGGTCGCATATTCCTTAGTGTTTAACAAATCAACCTTTCTAGCCAAAGATTGGAGTCCGTAAAACTGATCGAAAGTAATTTGAGCAGACCCACGTTTTCCTTTTTTAGTAGTTACTAAAATCACTCCATTTGATGCTTGCGAGCCATAAATTGCAGCGGAAGCAGCATCTTTTAGGACCGAAATAGATTCAATATCGGAGTTATTTAAATACGAAATATCACCAGTTAAAATACCATCGACCACATATAAAGGGTTACTACCTGAGGTAGATCCAACGCCTCTAATCACGACATTTAAACTTTCTCCTGGCTGGCCTGAAGTCGAGGTGATTTGCATCCCTGGCGTTTGCCCTTGCATCGCTTGAAGGGCATTTGCAGTATTCATTTTAGTTAAATCATCGCCATCAACTTGAACACTTGCTCCTGTTACTAAGGCCTTTTTTTGAGTACCATACCCCACAACTACAACTTCATCTAAAGCAGCAGCATTTTCGGTAAGAACAATATCTAATTCGGCTTGACCATTTACAGGTACATTCGCTGTGGTATATCCTACGAAGGACACTTCCAGAACCGCTTCTTTGCTAGCAACAGTTAAAGTGAAATTCCCATCGAAATCGGTTTGTGTGCCATTAGTTGTATTTTTTTCAATAATATTAGCACCTGGTAAAGGTATGCCATAGTTATCGACAACTGTCCCTTTCAATATCCAATTTTGCTGAACTCCTAATGACTCCACTGAAGCAGTGGAAACCTTGGTTTCTGTCCCATTAGACGTTTCCTTTAGCAAAAATATTTGCCTATCTACAATACGAAAAGCGGTATCGGTGCTTTGAAATACTTTGCTTAGTACATTATTTATAGATTCCTTTTCTACATTAATAGAGAGGGTGCGTTCTAGATTTACATCTTTTATTTTATAGACAAACCGGAACTCTGTAGAGCTCTCTATTTTATCTATAATTTGATGAACCGTAACGTTATTTAAGTTTAACGATATTTTCGCTTTTTGCGAATACGAATTATTAGCTTGTAAGGTAAAAAATACAACTAATGTAAATAGAGCACTGAGCTTCATCTTTAAATCGAAATTTAGTGGTGGACGATGATAGCTTCTTCTCTTGTTAAGAAGTTTTTTCATACTTTTGAAATGTTTAATTGTGGTTATTAAGTTTAGTTTAATCACATCTTTTATAAATCGGGAAATGCGTCACCATTTTCCGATTTTTTTGTTCTTCATTTTAACTTGAAGATTAAAGATATGCTTGTGGTCTTATACCGAATGGTATGATATACAGAATGAACTACGTCATAGGCAAAATTTGCTTTTAATTAATCGTTATTATATTTTTCTTAATAGTGTAATCAATGTTGTATGTGATTTTAAAATATTCTAAAATCTTTTCAATAGGCTCATCTCTAAAACTGGCATTAAATTTTTCATCGGTTAATTCAACATTATTATTGATTATAGTCACATTAAAATGCCGTTCCATTTTTTTCAAAATATTACCAAATGTCATGTTTCGAAAAACCAATCCACCATGTATCCAAGAGGTATAAACATCTGTAATAACTGGTGTTGTTGAAATTTCTCCAGAATAACCACGTTGGTATACTCCCATAAAACCTGGACTTAAACGCTTACTATATTCCTGGTTGTTGGTTGTAAACAAATTAACAGCTCCTTCTACCAAAACCACGTTAACTTCATCATCTTCAGGATAACTTGAAAAATTAAACTCGGTACCCAAAACTTGTACATTTAAATCATCGGTATGCACTAAGAAAGGGTGCTTTTCATCTTTCGAGACACTAAAAAAAGCTTCACCCGTTAGGTAAACTTCACGCTTTTGATTCTTTATAAACTGAACGGGGTATTTTAACGATGTTCCAGCGTTAAGATAAACTTTTGTACCATCAGATAACTCAATCTCAAAACGTTTCCCATAGGGCACCTTTAAAGTATTATAGACCAGTTTTTCCGCTTGATCATTAACTTTATTATATGCGATTTTATTTCCAGACTGATTCCCCACTACTTGGCCATTTTCATCTACTACTTGCGTGGAACCATCCTCTCTAATTATTTTCACGGTGCCATTTTCCAACTGAAGCACCACGTTTTCATTTGGCACTACAAACGGGTCGTTATATGTAAAAAAATTATCTTTCAGAGCATATACAAAAGCCAAACACACTATAAGAATAGCTGCATATCTTAAATAATGTTTTAGTTTAAAAGCTTTAGATGAATTATCCGTTTCAAATAAACGGGCTTCAATGTTTTTATAAGCCTTTTCGGTTTCTATATGCTTATAAATTGCAAACTTATCTTGAATATTTTGTCGATCTGTAATTTTATTGTAAAGTTCTAGATTAGATGCAACACTTAACCATTGATCTAAAACCGCTTGTTCCTCAACCGAGATAGTTTTGCTTACAGACTTATAAATTAATTCTGCTATTTGAAATTCTGTTAGTTTATAATCTGCCATTTTCCTATCAATGCTTTCTTAATCCTTATTATTAACATGATAATTTTGAAATCAAAAAATTATCAAAAAACCAATATAACACAGGATCTTTTATTAATATGACGATAAAAAACAGGTTTAGGGTGGAAAAAAAATAAAAAAAATTTACATTTTTTTAACAAGTAGCCAATAATACTTGAAAAAACGGGTAGTCTTTTAATTGGGCTTTAAGTAAATCTACGGCTCTAGCGCGTTGCGATTTCACGGTATTAATGCTAATTTGAAGTTCTTCGGCTATGTCTTTATATTTTACACCATCTATACAAGACATCTCAAAAACCTTTCTACATTTTTCTGGTAGACGCTCTAAGGCCTGAAATAAAATAGCATGGGTTTCCTCTTCAATAATAAATTGATTTTTTAACGGAATTGTATCGTGCTTTTTAACATCAAGCCGTATCATTTTTCTCTCCTTTTTATTAAAATCGATAGCCGCATTTTTAACCATAGTATATAGGTACGATTTTAAATTTTTTATGGTATCAATCTTTTGTCGTTTTTGCCAAAGTTTTAATAAAACTTGAGTTACAATGTCTTCAGCAGCATAAGTATTCTTCACATAATTTAAAGCAAATGCATATAAACGCTTATAATAGGCTTCAAAAATAACTTTAAAAGCAGCTTTATCCCCTGCTTTTAAAAGAGGAATGAAGGCTTCTAAATTATTATTATCGATTTGTTCCAATTTGGAGTTCAGCAAGTTATTATTCACGCTAATGTAAAAAATAATTTTAACCACACCTATAATTGTAATCGATTATCTACATGTTATAATTTAACTCAATCATCTTGAGAACCTTTTAGATTATAAAATGTATAGACTTAAAACAATCTGATTTAGATCGAGAATCAGTGAATTTAGAACACATCGAAAAACAAAAAATATTAAACTAATTTTAACAATTCCATGATTAATGATGTATCTTTAATTTCGGCTTTTTAAATCGCAATCATTATGAATATATTTTTACCCTTCTATGCCTTGGTGCTTTTTCGCTTATAAGTAATGCTCAGGCCAGTCGTCCTGTTAAGGCAAATGAAATTGCATTTGTTGCAACCGACCTCATTAATGGCACGTTCCAGTTTAAATATGAACGCTTAATAGGCGATCATTTTTCGGTTAATTTAGGACTTGGATATAAAGGCACACAGGGCCTTGTTAATCTTTCAGGCTTAGACACAGAAAAAATTAAAACAAGTGATATCACCTATTCTGGGATTAAAATTATACCAGAAGGGAGATACTACCTTAATAACATAAGGCAAACTGGTATGATTGGATTTTATTTTGGAGCCTATGTTAAATATTCTGGATTTGATTCTGATTTGGACGGCACTTATATTAACGATGCTGGCACATCATACAAGGTAGAATTTGATGCCAAAATAAGCGTGACTTCTGTAGGTCTCATGGTGGGCTACAAACTACCTATTTACAAAAGATTTGCCATAGACTTCCTTATTGCAGGCCCTGGTGCTGGGTTTTACAACTTTTCTATAGAAAACAAAAAAGATCTTCCTGATGAATTTTACGATGATTTTAATGAAGCCTTAGAAAAGTATAGTATTTTCGATTTATTAGATGGCGACTTCAGGTTTAGTGATGTAAAACGAAAATCTGACCTCAGGCTGCCTTCATTTCGATATAGCATATCTTTAACCTACACTTTCTAATACAGCAAACCCTCAAACCATTACTTTCATTTTTTCTTCCAAAAAAAACCAACGTATTAAGCACTAAATTATGAGAAAAACTTTTTTATTGGGCTTTATTTTTTTTGTACTAACAACATCGGTACAAGCCCAAGCAGCTTTATTTGCTCTATTATTTGGAGACAAAGTAGCCACCGAAAACTTTAATGTAAGTCTAGAGGTTGGCGGAACCTTTATGAGCTATTCGAACCTAGAAGATCATGGTCGGTCTAAAATGGGCATAAATTTTGGTATTGGAGGCAATATTAAATTAAACGAAAACTGGTTTGTTTGTCCGAATATCTACTTCCTCGCTAAGCGTAATTTATTTCTAAATCATTATTCTTTAAATTCTGGTAACCCAGAACTGGATCTTATTTTTTCAGATGTCCCTACAAGAATCACCCTTAATTACATCGATGTTCCTGTATTTTTATCCTACCAAACTAACAATAAAAGATACCGTTTCAGTGTAGCGCCTCAGGTATCATTTCTTCAAAAATCACGAGCTGAATTTCAGCATGCTGAAGGCGATTTTACACAAAATTTCGATGGCTATACGCGCGATGTAGACTATGGCATGATGGCAGATATCGGATACATTTTAGGAAAAGCGCACCAAGGGAAAGGCCTTCACATTCACCTGAGATATTACTATGGATTTACCGATATTTTAAAAGACCAAATTAGTACGGCGCATAATCGTTCTAATTATATATCTTTACACCTTAGCCTGCCCTTTATTACCGATGAATTGGCAGAAAAAAACCTTGAATCTTATTCTAAATAATTTAAAACAACCTATTCCCTAATGAAAAAAATCAATACGCTTACTTTTATCCTTGCTGCTTTATTTTTAGTACAAGCTTGTAAACCAGCCAAAGTCGTAAATTCGTGGAAAGCTGATGGTTCTATCGTGGATCTTTTTAAAACTAAAAATGTACTGGTTATTTCCAGAACAGCAAACAATCAAGGACGTATCGCTTTTGAAATGGAAATCGCTAATGCGCTTAGAACAGAAGGTATTAAAGCCACCGAAAGTTATACAAAAGCCCCAAAAATACACACAGAATTAGAAATGAGTAAAGAGCGTATTGCGTTTATTAAAAGCTTAATGGATAGCGAAGGCTATAATGCTGTAGTATTAACGGTTATAAAGGACAAAAAACAAACAGTTACCAAATCTTCAAACGGTATTTATATGGGAATGGGCTATGGCGGATATCCTGGATACTACGGAGGTTTCTACGACTATTACATGCAACCTTACGCCTACGGGTCGTATTACGGCTCATTTGGCGGATATATTCCAACCTCTACATCAACCTCAGTAAGCACCGATTATATTTTAGAAACAGTAGCCTATAATTTAGATGAGCCAGCCGATAAACAACTGGTAGCCGTGGTTACTACAAGCTTAGGAGATCCTAATGATGCGCACAAAGCTGCTGAAAAATTAATTCCAAAAATCATGGAGAGTTTAAAAAAATAGCTTCAACCAGATCTTGAACTAATAAAATCTAGTCCTTTGAATTTGTTTTCACAGGACTTTTTTATGTTTTTTATTAGCCCTTATTTACCTTTCACAATTTGTACTCAAACATTTACATATCAAACCATTTTTTTTTAACTAAGCTTCCTTTAAATACTTATTTTCTGTACCTTCATCCTAATTAATTAACCTAATATATATATTATGAATACAAACAAAGCCCTTCAAATATTATTATTTACTTTTATCTTTGGGCTAATTTCGAGCTGTAATTCTAAAAAAGATTCTGAAATCGTTATTGCTCCAGAGCCCGAAACTGGAATTGCCGACCCCTTGTCTTCGTGGCATGACAATGCTACAAAAAAAGCCATTACATCCTATGTCACAGAGGTCTCTACCAGTGGAAATCCGAATTTTATTCCAATCTCCGATCGCATCGCTACTTTCGATAACGACGGCACCCTTTGGAGCGAGCAACCTGTTTATTTCCAACTTTTTTTCGCTATGTATCGCATCAAAGCCTTAGCACCAGAACACCCCGAATGGAAAAACAAGCAACCTTTTAAAGCTGTTTTAGAAAACGATATGAAAGCTTTAATGGCTTCTGGTGAAAAAGGCCTTTTAGAACTGGTTATGGCTTCACATTCTGGAATGACGGCCGAAGAATTTGAAGACCTTGTAAAAGATTGGCTGGCACATGAAACGCATCCACGATTTAATAAACCGTATAACGAAGTCATTTTTAAGCCCATGCTTGAACTCCTAGATTATTTAAGAGCGAATAACTTCAAAACCTATATTGTTTCTGGTGGTGGTGTTGAATTTATGCGACCTTGGACAGAAGAAACCTATGGTATTCCAAAAGATCAAATTATTGGAAGCAGTGTTAAAACCGAATTTACGTTTGAAAACGGTAAAGCACAAATAAAGAGATTACCTCAAATCGATTTTATAGATGATAAAGCAGGAAAGCCAGTTGGTATTAATAAATTCATTGGTAAAAAACCTGTTTTTGCTGCAGGTAATTCCGATGGTGATTTACAAATGCTGCAATACTCGGCTTCTAGTAATTATAAATCTTTTCAACTATATGTGCATCATACCGACGCCGACAGAGAATGGGCTTACGATAGAGAATCGCATATAGGTACTTTTGAT
This genomic interval from Tamlana carrageenivorans contains the following:
- a CDS encoding TonB-dependent receptor; the protein is MKKLLNKRRSYHRPPLNFDLKMKLSALFTLVVFFTLQANNSYSQKAKISLNLNNVTVHQIIDKIESSTEFRFVYKIKDVNLERTLSINVEKESINNVLSKVFQSTDTAFRIVDRQIFLLKETSNGTETKVSTASVESLGVQQNWILKGTVVDNYGIPLPGANIIEKNTTNGTQTDFDGNFTLTVASKEAVLEVSFVGYTTANVPVNGQAELDIVLTENAAALDEVVVVGYGTQKKALVTGASVQVDGDDLTKMNTANALQAMQGQTPGMQITSTSGQPGESLNVVIRGVGSTSGSNPLYVVDGILTGDISYLNNSDIESISVLKDAASAAIYGSQASNGVILVTTKKGKRGSAQITFDQFYGLQSLARKVDLLNTKEYATMVNEAALNSGKNPYFTNDQIANLGDGTDWIDEMFVDNAATQNYSIGVSGGSETSVYSSSLSYFGQEGIVGGRDLSNYERYNFRFNSEHKLFNDVVTFGENLSFAYIKKNGIGVGDQYNNSLRSTFRVSPLLPMYDSNGDYYDTSNDSAPWLSGSANPYAEMLYNNQNESDNQKLLGNVYLEIEPIKNLTFRTTLGLDYYAGEGHSYSPTYNLSIYSFREQDNTSQSMNKGKSITWDNLLTYKFDVAENHHFETMVGSSSINYDGTYINGSNVNNILGGLKYAWLNNTTNSTGAPLMSVGGGKSENRRMSYFGRFNYNFSEKYLINATFRADGSSNFHPDNQWGYFPSVSAGWIVSNEDFLKDSGGINFFKLRGSWGQVGNQNIDAFQFLAPIQTETTNYIFGNEEGVLTPGAYPNRLPNKDLKWETSEQINVGFDARFFNNALSVNFDWYKKDNKDWLIIAPIYATAGADAPFINGGNVTNTGVELALNFNNNIGAFNYNISANAAYNDNKVGEIPTADGIIHGETNQLYDNAPEFYRAEDGFPLWYFWGYETNGVYQTQQEVTDAGIQPNAVPGDIIYKDLNGDGRISIEDKTMIGDPNPDVTYGFSFYANYKAFDFLLSANGVAGNQLVQSYRNPGAFNNYTSDILERWTGEGSSNTIPRVTEDGKNFADFSDLYVKDGDFLRINTLTVGLDLAKLRSSKPLFAKELRVYFSVLNLYTFTKYEGMDPEVGFGTDGSSSGVDIGYYPRPRTIMMGLNVKL
- a CDS encoding FecR family protein, coding for MADYKLTEFQIAELIYKSVSKTISVEEQAVLDQWLSVASNLELYNKITDRQNIQDKFAIYKHIETEKAYKNIEARLFETDNSSKAFKLKHYLRYAAILIVCLAFVYALKDNFFTYNDPFVVPNENVVLQLENGTVKIIREDGSTQVVDENGQVVGNQSGNKIAYNKVNDQAEKLVYNTLKVPYGKRFEIELSDGTKVYLNAGTSLKYPVQFIKNQKREVYLTGEAFFSVSKDEKHPFLVHTDDLNVQVLGTEFNFSSYPEDDEVNVVLVEGAVNLFTTNNQEYSKRLSPGFMGVYQRGYSGEISTTPVITDVYTSWIHGGLVFRNMTFGNILKKMERHFNVTIINNNVELTDEKFNASFRDEPIEKILEYFKITYNIDYTIKKNIITIN
- a CDS encoding RNA polymerase sigma factor codes for the protein MNNNLLNSKLEQIDNNNLEAFIPLLKAGDKAAFKVIFEAYYKRLYAFALNYVKNTYAAEDIVTQVLLKLWQKRQKIDTIKNLKSYLYTMVKNAAIDFNKKERKMIRLDVKKHDTIPLKNQFIIEEETHAILFQALERLPEKCRKVFEMSCIDGVKYKDIAEELQISINTVKSQRARAVDLLKAQLKDYPFFQVLLATC
- a CDS encoding DUF3575 domain-containing protein, whose translation is MFTLLCLGAFSLISNAQASRPVKANEIAFVATDLINGTFQFKYERLIGDHFSVNLGLGYKGTQGLVNLSGLDTEKIKTSDITYSGIKIIPEGRYYLNNIRQTGMIGFYFGAYVKYSGFDSDLDGTYINDAGTSYKVEFDAKISVTSVGLMVGYKLPIYKRFAIDFLIAGPGAGFYNFSIENKKDLPDEFYDDFNEALEKYSIFDLLDGDFRFSDVKRKSDLRLPSFRYSISLTYTF
- a CDS encoding porin family protein, which gives rise to MRKTFLLGFIFFVLTTSVQAQAALFALLFGDKVATENFNVSLEVGGTFMSYSNLEDHGRSKMGINFGIGGNIKLNENWFVCPNIYFLAKRNLFLNHYSLNSGNPELDLIFSDVPTRITLNYIDVPVFLSYQTNNKRYRFSVAPQVSFLQKSRAEFQHAEGDFTQNFDGYTRDVDYGMMADIGYILGKAHQGKGLHIHLRYYYGFTDILKDQISTAHNRSNYISLHLSLPFITDELAEKNLESYSK
- a CDS encoding HAD family hydrolase, whose protein sequence is MNTNKALQILLFTFIFGLISSCNSKKDSEIVIAPEPETGIADPLSSWHDNATKKAITSYVTEVSTSGNPNFIPISDRIATFDNDGTLWSEQPVYFQLFFAMYRIKALAPEHPEWKNKQPFKAVLENDMKALMASGEKGLLELVMASHSGMTAEEFEDLVKDWLAHETHPRFNKPYNEVIFKPMLELLDYLRANNFKTYIVSGGGVEFMRPWTEETYGIPKDQIIGSSVKTEFTFENGKAQIKRLPQIDFIDDKAGKPVGINKFIGKKPVFAAGNSDGDLQMLQYSASSNYKSFQLYVHHTDADREWAYDRESHIGTFDKGLDYAQENGWTIIDMKNDWKVIYPFETNN